AGAAGGCCGTCGCCGACGCCCATGCCGCGAACGCGCAGTCCGAGGCCGCCGCGGCCAAGATTCTCGCCGACCAGGCAGCCGGCGACGCGAAGGTCGCCTACACACACGCAGCCAATGCCGCCACCCACGCAGCGAGCGCCCGAACCTATTCCAAGGAAGCGCTGGAGCACGCGGCTGGAGCCGCCACGGCCGCCTCTGCAGCGGCGGCGTCCCTGGCACGCACCATTGAGTACGGTCGCGAGGCCACCGCAGACGCGGCAGCGGCCGATCGGGCAGCGGGGCGCGCCGAAAGTCACGCGAAGGAGGCACGGGACTCAGCGGACCAAGCCGCGCTCGACGCCGCTGCTGCACGCGAGGCTGCTGCCGCGGCCGAGCGGGCCGCCGAGGACGCCCGTGCTGCTGCCCGCCGCGCTGATATCGCCGCCACGGGTGCCGAAGAGGCTGCTAAGGAGGCCCTGAAGTCCGCCCAGGATGCCCAGAAAGCAGTAGAGGAAGCAGCGCGGAACACCGCCAACAAGCAGGTCTCGACCGGGGCGGGCACTGGAGTCGGTGGCACGTGGTACGTCGTCGATGAGGACAGCCTCGAGGTCACCGACACCAAACAGCATGAACCCTGCGAGATCAACATCGGGTTCGAGGGCTGCACGGTCACCTTCACGGTCACCTTCGCCGCGATGGTCGACTTCTTCCTGTGTGCCAACCCGGATGTGCCCGCCAGTGCCAGCGGCTGCCCGGCCGAGGACACACTGCTTATCAAGAGCCAGCGATTCGATGGTCTGCAGAAGAGGGTCACCGAGTACTTCACCAAGCTGCAGCTCATTGAGCAGACCCTCACCTACAAGATCATCAAGGCGGTCCTTGTCCAGGACTTCATCGACTGCTGGCAGGGCAGTGCGAGCGGTTGCGCTTGGGCGCTGAGCAACTTTGTTCCCGGCAAGGCGCTCGAGAAGGTCGTCGATGGCATCCGGGCCTTGGATGCCGCGATGAAGACCGGAGTCGGGGTTCGGGACGCGTTCACCGCTCTGAAGGCCCTGGACGACATCGATCCTGCAACCCTGGCGAAACTTGAGAAGACGGTCAACGCCTCCGAAGACTTTGCCAAAGCTTGTCCGAGGCAGGCCGGGGCTGTAGCAAGAGTTGCCTTCTCCGCCACCATGGCTGCCGATGCTTGCTGGGCCGATCTGACGGGGCCAGGTGAGTGGAAGGCGGAGAACGAGAGCATGAAGGCGGCCGCTCTCGCCTACCAGATGCGGATCACCGGTGTTCCCCAGGGCATGGTGTACCGGCTCACCGCGGCTACGAAGTCAGGATGGGTGAAGTTCGACGGGTTCAGGAAAGGAACCCTGCTCGACGCCAAATATGGATACCTTGGGTTCATCAATCCCAAAACCGGAAAATTCTACACGTGGTACAAGAGCGCCGCTGAAGAGGCTCACAGGCAGAACAAAGCCTACGAGAAGCATGGCCTGCCGATCGTCTGGCACTGTTCTGAGGCTGACGCGGTACCCGTATTCAAGGCGATGCTGAAAGACGAGGGCATCACCAGCATCACCGTCGTGCACACGCCATAGCGGGGAAGTCCGCCAGGCACCAGGATGGTGATCGCCACCTAGAGTGAGGTGATCACCATCCTCGCCTGGCACACAAGGAAGCAGAGGGTCACACGTATGGGATACGGGATTTCCCTGCACCGGTTCGTTGACGGCGAGCCCGAGGCACTGGACGAGCGGGTGGTCAGGGAGACGTTGGCGCCCTATGCCGTGGAGATGGGCGAGGACGTCGAGGAGATGCTGATCCGGGCCGTGGACGGGGGAGAGGCGGAAGTGAACGTGAGTGCCGACGGCATCAGCGTGCACCGCTTCCCGACGGGTGGCGTGGTGGATGTCATCGCCGAACTGGCCAATCGCCTCAGCGCCGCCATCCTTCTTCCGGACGGCGCCTTGGTGAGCAGTGAGGAGCAGCGTGCGAATCTGCCGGACGGACTGAGGGACATGGCTGCTGTCATCGAGATGACGGGACCGACCTTGCGGGCCGCGCTCCGCTCATGACATCGATGCTCGGCCGCTGGGTGAGCTGGGCGTGAAGTCGGTGAAACCGCTGCCAACGAGTCCGAGGAAAGGCTGAGTTAACCAAGCGCTGGAAAACTCGACTTCGGGTTGGCTCGACCACCGCGCGGACGGACAGAATTATCCGACGCTGTCGGCTAATCCCGGGCCTCGATACTTCGCCCCGTCGTTACACGGCGGGGCGAAGTGCTGCCAGGGGAATGGCTCAGGTCCGGGCGCGGGACTTGCCGCTGAGGTGGCGTCGGTGCTGGGAATGCTGGAGGGTCGGGAGGCGGCTGCCCGGGTGCGGGTGGAGGGTCTGCGGGAGGAAGCCGCGCGGTTGGCTGAGGTGTTGGAGGCGGCGGAGATCGAGCTGGACCGGCGGGTGATTGCGCGGGAGGAGCTGGTCGAAGCCCTGGCCGTGTCCGCCGCAGAGTCCACTGCCGTGACCGAGGCGGGGGCGCAGCGGGAATCAGCGGCGCCGGCCGTGCCGCTGCCGGGGTCGGTGGTGCCGCCCTGGCGGGACGGGTTGCAGGTGAGCGTGCTCGCGCCCGACTACCAGTGGATTCTGGGCATGCTGGAGAAGCGCCGGTCCGCGGGCGAGGGACCGGTGATGGCCAGGGAGATCGCGGTTCAGCTGGGCCTTGGGACAACGCCGGCGAAGGTTGAGGGGCTGAGGTCGAAGGCGAGGCGTCTGGCGGAGCGCGGGTGGCTCCTCGCCGAAACGTCGGGAGCGTTCAGTGCGGGCCGGCGGCCCGTGGCCGTGCCAGACGCCGGCTCATCCGCGTGATCATCGACCACCGGATCACCGCCTCGCTGGTGGCGGGCAGTTTCTCGTAGTCCCGGGCCAGGCGGCGGGAGTTCATCAGCCATGCGAACGTGCGCTCTGCCACCCAGCGTCCGGGGAGGACCACGAACCCGGTCATGTCGTCGGTGCGCTTGACGATCTCCAGGGTCATGGCGAGTTTGTCCCGGCACCAGCCGACGAGGGAGCCGGTGTAGCCGCCGTCGGCCCAGACGAGGGTGATGTCGCGGTGCAGACGGCGCAGACGGGTCAGCAGTCCTGCCGCGGTATCCCGGTCGCCGGTGTTCGCGGCGGTGACCGCGACGACCAGGAACAGGCCCAGGGTGTCAGTGGGCCTTGACCCGGAGTCTTGGACACGGGTTACGCGGCTTGAGCCATGGTAGTTGTGGTTGTGTCGAGTGCTCTCTCGTAGACGATGGGACTGCGTTGTCCGAGTCGGGAGTGACGGCGTCTTGTGCTGTAGCGGTGCAGCCAGCGGAACGCGTCGAGGCGGGCCTCGCGTTCGCTGGACCAGCGCTTTCGGCCCTGGAGGGTCTCGCGTTTGAACGTGGCGTTGAAGGATTCGGCGAGCGCGTTGTCCGCGCTGGAGCCGATCGCGCTCATGGACTGGCGGACGCTGGCCTGGCGGCAGGCGTCGGCGAAGGCCCGGCTGGTGTACTGGGCCCCGTGGTCGGTGTGCATGACTGCCCCGGCGAGGCTGCCGCGGGCACGTTCGGCGGCGGCCAGCGCGTCGGTGACGAGCTCGGTGCGCATATGGTCCGCTATCGCCCAGCCGGCCAGGCGGCGCGAGGCGAGGTCGATGACGGTGGCCAGGTACAGGAACTTCCCGCCGTCCAGCGGGAGGTAGGTGATGTCGCCGACGTACTTCGTGTTCGGCTCGCTTGCCGTGAAGTCGCGGCCGATGAGGTCCGGGGCCTTCGCTGCGGCCAGGTCCGCAACAGTGGTGCGGTGTCTGCGGCGCAAGCGCACGCCCGCCAGCCCGGCGCCCCCGGGACCGGCTCGCTCCGGCCGCCCGGACCCAGTTCCGCAAGGTCTCGGGGTTGATCCCCAGATCGGCGGCGACCTGCCTGATCGTCGCCTCGGGCCGCGACTGGTACAGCGCGACCGCGTCCGCCTTGAACTGCGGCGGATAGTTCTTCATGACCACGAGATGTCCGTTCTCAGATCCTCAGGATCCAGTGTCTCGTGTGTCCAGGATCAAGGGTCAAGGCCTGTCTGCCACTTGCCCCACCAGTTGTCCACAGCCCTGACCGAGACCTTGAACAGGGCGGCAACCTCCATCCGGTCCCGCCCCTCCATCAGCGCCGACACCGCCAGCAACCGCACAGCCTCCTGCGCGTCCGGCGACCAGGCCCGCGCGTCCCCCACCAGATCACTCACACCCCATCAACGAGCCTGAACTTAAAGCGTTTCGGATCAATAGAGCATAAGCGGCAATCCGCCTAGATCAAACGCCCTCTTAGGGTTTGCTGCTGACTCCGTTGTTGGAGGAGCGGCTTCCACGTCCAGTTCGGAGAGGCCGTACGTAATGGATGACAGTCTGTCAGCGAGGCCGTATCGGATAAATCTGTCACCGACGCTCGGGGCCGCTTCGTAACACAAGCCCCCAACCCGGAGCGCAAGAGGCCGCCAGCTGCTGACCTTGCACATTGCATCACTCTGGAGCGACTTCAATGATGCTGGCCTTGCCGCCCCCGACTCCTCCTCACGTCAACAGCCGGCTGCTGTTACTGCGTGCGCGGAGCGCACAGTATTCCCGCTTGCGGGAATACCACTACCGCGCTTGCGCGGT
The nucleotide sequence above comes from Streptomyces clavuligerus. Encoded proteins:
- a CDS encoding transposase — encoded protein: MAAPLQHKTPSLPTRTTQSHRLRESTRHNHNYHGSSRVTRVQDSGSRPTDTLGLFLVVAVTAANTGDRDTAAGLLTRLRRLHRDITLVWADGGYTGSLVGWCRDKLAMTLEIVKRTDDMTGFVVLPGRWVAERTFAWLMNSRRLARDYEKLPATSEAVIRWSMITRMSRRLARPRAAGPH
- a CDS encoding helix-turn-helix domain-containing protein, with the translated sequence MSDLVGDARAWSPDAQEAVRLLAVSALMEGRDRMEVAALFKVSVRAVDNWWGKWQTGLDP